Proteins encoded together in one Caldibacillus debilis DSM 16016 window:
- a CDS encoding TVP38/TMEM64 family protein produces the protein MDFTWIKEFFTMENLMELIQSYRSLGPLTGIFLPLLESFFPFLPLFLFVMANANAFGLWWGFLFSWIGSSAGALLVFALVRIYGQKKLLRFLSTHHRVQRLMNWVERHGFGPLFLLLCFPFTPSAVVNVVAGLSKVNVYQFALAVISGKMVMIFTISFVGHDIPSLIRQPLRTSIVIVVIAVLWYLGKRVENYLNAKMEKEHRPVKIVKRERMK, from the coding sequence ATGGATTTTACATGGATTAAAGAGTTTTTCACGATGGAAAACTTGATGGAATTAATCCAAAGTTACAGGTCCTTGGGACCTCTGACGGGCATATTTCTCCCCCTTTTGGAATCCTTTTTCCCCTTTTTGCCCTTGTTTTTGTTTGTCATGGCGAACGCCAACGCCTTCGGACTTTGGTGGGGGTTTCTGTTCTCCTGGATCGGCTCGTCCGCCGGGGCGCTGCTCGTCTTTGCCTTGGTGCGCATCTACGGGCAAAAGAAGCTGCTCCGTTTTTTAAGCACCCACCACCGGGTGCAAAGGCTGATGAACTGGGTGGAGCGTCACGGTTTCGGCCCGCTGTTTCTGCTCCTTTGTTTTCCCTTTACGCCCTCGGCGGTCGTCAACGTGGTGGCCGGCCTTTCCAAGGTCAACGTGTATCAGTTTGCCCTCGCCGTCATTTCGGGGAAAATGGTGATGATCTTTACCATCAGTTTCGTCGGCCACGATATCCCTTCCCTGATCAGGCAGCCCTTGAGGACTTCCATCGTCATCGTCGTCATCGCGGTCCTGTGGTACCTGGGGAAACGGGTGGAAAACTATTTGAACGCCAAAATGGAAAAGGAGCATCGGCCCGTGAAAATCGTCAAGCGGGAAAGGATGAAGTGA
- a CDS encoding MFS transporter — MEKRRILTGILLVVIGIFVTSNIYTLIPLYPEIGKAMGIPAKEAGYGSTAFTLFYACGLLLCGPLSDRAGRKKVMVAGLFLSAFTTFFVSLAQNPAQLYLFRGLQGFTLASFAPAAFSYSFELFRDRERPFWLALINAGFLCAGLLGQIAGFALADYGGWTSVYLFFSIAYGILAFLSVSLLPPSSFFGNKEGISRILREMALLLKNRTLAQCYALVSTLLFSFVAFYEALGYVLPASSEKFFQVRALGLAGAFLSLFTGIFIRRVSATRTLLAGIFLSGSAAVMLLFSETAFSVGLVSVFFVSGISLLIPTVIHLIGNKSGPMRGKALSLYSFLLMAGAALGSLAAAMFPYKIVLFFIVLLFAADFLIARNLR, encoded by the coding sequence ATGGAAAAGAGGCGGATTTTGACCGGCATCCTTTTGGTGGTCATCGGGATCTTCGTCACTTCCAATATCTACACCCTCATCCCCCTTTATCCGGAGATAGGGAAGGCGATGGGAATCCCGGCGAAGGAAGCCGGTTACGGGAGCACCGCCTTCACCTTGTTTTATGCCTGCGGACTCCTCCTCTGCGGCCCGTTGTCGGACCGGGCGGGAAGAAAAAAGGTAATGGTTGCCGGGCTGTTTTTGTCCGCGTTCACCACCTTCTTCGTTTCATTGGCCCAAAACCCTGCCCAGTTATATTTGTTTCGCGGGCTGCAGGGATTCACCCTGGCCAGTTTTGCCCCGGCGGCCTTCAGCTATTCCTTCGAATTGTTCCGGGACCGGGAACGCCCCTTCTGGCTGGCCTTGATCAACGCGGGGTTCCTCTGCGCGGGCCTGCTCGGCCAAATCGCCGGTTTCGCTTTGGCGGATTACGGCGGATGGACGTCCGTCTACCTATTTTTCAGCATCGCCTACGGCATCCTTGCATTTTTAAGCGTCTCCCTTCTGCCACCCTCTTCATTTTTCGGAAATAAGGAAGGGATTTCCCGGATTTTGCGGGAAATGGCGCTGCTGTTAAAGAATAGGACATTGGCGCAATGCTACGCCCTCGTTTCCACGTTATTGTTTTCCTTCGTCGCCTTTTACGAAGCCCTCGGATACGTTCTTCCCGCTTCATCGGAAAAATTTTTCCAAGTCAGGGCGCTGGGATTGGCGGGGGCTTTCCTGTCCCTTTTTACCGGCATTTTCATCCGTAGGGTGTCCGCCACCCGCACCCTCCTTGCCGGCATCTTCCTCAGCGGGTCGGCGGCGGTCATGCTCCTTTTTTCAGAAACGGCCTTTTCCGTCGGCCTTGTCTCGGTCTTTTTTGTCTCCGGAATTTCCCTTCTGATCCCGACGGTCATTCATCTCATCGGGAACAAAAGCGGTCCGATGCGGGGCAAGGCCCTGTCCTTGTATTCCTTTCTATTGATGGCGGGAGCGGCTCTTGGTTCGCTGGCGGCGGCCATGTTTCCCTATAAAATCGTGCTATTTTTCATTGTCCTTCTGTTTGCCGCCGATTTTTTGATCGCCAGGAATTTGCGTTAA
- the addB gene encoding helicase-exonuclease AddAB subunit AddB, whose protein sequence is MSVRFVLGRSGSGKSAFMMDEIIGKMKEDPWGRPIFYIVPDQMSFLTEYEFASRSEIRGMVRTQIYSFTRLAWRVLQETGGANRIHIHSTGIAMLIRKIINENREKLKIFRKNADKFGFIRQMENLLTEFKRYLIAPGELADVGGSGDLGQNLLDKLHDLHIIYREFTEVLKNKYTAADDYLTLLSENIKDSEILRDSEVYLDGFYRFTPQEYAVIEQLMKHCARVTVALTLDRPCRDRIPDELDLFRMTGETYGTLYEMAAVNGVPVEDDLVFGETLRFRSPGLKYLEAHFEELPPPPFPEKPDLAIMEAANIRAEVEGVARKIIALARDGGYRFKDMAILLRNSPAYLELIETIFKDYRIPFYIDQKKMMLNHPLIEFIRSVLEIVTRNWTHEAVFRAVKTDFLFPKGANLPALREQMDVLENYCLSHGIQGKRWTEDTPFRYRRYRGIDDFSVQTDEEKELENRLNEWRNMITAPIIRLEKRMRRAANGRELCEALYLFLEDLDVPEKLEMLRKDAESSGELRLSREHEQVWPAVIDLLDQFVEVLGDERMSLEAFAETIDSGLESLRFSTVPPALDQVIVADLELSRLADVKIAFLIGLNDGILPAKFSEEGILSDDDREQLSARGLKNAPTGKERLLDEEFIAYKAFTTPSERLYLSYPIADEEGKALLPSPYIKRMKEMFPKVREIPLKSEPNECPEAEQPDYIVNFDIALFHLTNELERYKRRYPVAPLWWDCYNLIMESGHKEAAKAVLSSLFYENKAKKLSPDTVRDLYGDKLYGSITRMELYNSCPYAHFLTHGLRLEKREIFKLELPDIGQLYHAALKEIGEKVRSMDRTWGSLSLGELEQIVKETVQRLAPKLQHEILFSSNRYQYLKRKFEKILLRSVKVLREHAKASVFEPIGLEIAFGPKGDLPPVRYRLKNGMSLELVGRIDRVDKAETDRGVFLRIIDYKSGSRALDLGEVYYGLALQMLTYLDVLLSYSEMLVGKPAKPAGVFYFRVHNPSVRSGKPLSDEEIEREIFKKYKMAGLALSDPEIIKAMDQTLTSGESQIIAAGIKRDGRLTARSKTADEEEFSVMRQYVRRVFQKTGEAIAEGSVDIAPYKMNGETPCQYCPFHPVCQFDQRLGENRFRVLTPLKQDEAMAFMKREVADQ, encoded by the coding sequence TTGTCCGTCCGATTTGTGCTGGGACGTTCCGGAAGCGGAAAATCCGCCTTCATGATGGATGAAATCATCGGAAAAATGAAGGAGGATCCTTGGGGACGCCCCATTTTTTACATCGTTCCCGACCAAATGTCCTTTTTAACGGAATATGAATTTGCCTCCCGTTCGGAAATCCGGGGGATGGTCCGCACCCAGATTTACAGTTTCACAAGGCTCGCCTGGCGCGTGCTGCAGGAGACCGGCGGGGCGAACCGGATCCACATCCACTCGACGGGGATCGCCATGCTGATCCGGAAGATCATCAACGAAAACAGGGAGAAGCTGAAGATTTTCCGGAAAAACGCGGACAAATTCGGCTTCATCCGGCAGATGGAAAATTTGTTGACCGAATTCAAGCGGTATCTGATCGCACCCGGGGAATTGGCGGACGTGGGGGGAAGCGGGGACCTCGGGCAGAACCTGCTCGATAAGCTCCACGATCTGCACATCATTTACCGGGAATTTACGGAAGTATTGAAAAACAAATATACGGCAGCGGATGATTATTTAACCCTTCTTTCCGAAAACATCAAGGATTCGGAAATTCTGCGGGACAGCGAGGTGTATTTGGACGGTTTTTACCGGTTCACCCCGCAGGAGTATGCGGTGATCGAACAGCTGATGAAACATTGTGCGAGGGTGACGGTCGCCCTCACGCTGGACAGGCCTTGCCGGGACCGGATTCCCGATGAGTTGGATCTGTTCCGGATGACCGGCGAAACCTACGGCACGCTGTACGAAATGGCTGCGGTCAATGGCGTGCCCGTCGAAGACGATCTCGTCTTCGGGGAAACCCTCCGTTTCCGGTCGCCCGGTTTGAAATATTTGGAGGCCCATTTTGAAGAGCTGCCCCCTCCCCCTTTTCCGGAAAAACCGGATTTGGCGATCATGGAAGCCGCCAATATCCGGGCGGAGGTGGAAGGGGTGGCGCGGAAAATCATCGCCCTCGCCAGGGACGGGGGCTACCGGTTTAAGGATATGGCCATCCTTCTGAGGAACTCGCCCGCCTATCTGGAATTGATCGAGACCATTTTTAAAGATTACCGGATCCCTTTCTATATCGATCAGAAAAAAATGATGTTGAATCACCCGCTCATCGAATTCATCCGTTCCGTCCTGGAGATCGTAACCAGGAACTGGACCCATGAGGCGGTGTTTCGGGCGGTCAAGACCGACTTTTTGTTCCCGAAAGGGGCGAACCTCCCCGCGTTGAGGGAACAGATGGACGTGCTGGAAAATTATTGTTTGAGCCACGGCATCCAGGGAAAAAGATGGACGGAAGATACGCCCTTTCGGTACCGGCGGTATCGGGGGATCGATGATTTTTCCGTGCAGACGGATGAAGAGAAGGAATTGGAAAATCGATTGAACGAATGGCGGAACATGATTACCGCTCCGATCATCCGCCTGGAAAAGCGGATGCGAAGGGCTGCGAACGGCAGGGAATTATGCGAGGCGCTCTATCTTTTCCTGGAGGACTTGGACGTTCCGGAAAAGCTGGAGATGCTGCGGAAGGATGCGGAATCGTCCGGGGAGCTTCGCTTAAGCCGGGAACATGAACAGGTTTGGCCCGCCGTCATCGATCTGTTGGACCAATTTGTGGAAGTGTTGGGCGATGAACGGATGTCCCTGGAAGCCTTCGCCGAAACGATCGACAGCGGGCTGGAATCGTTGCGCTTTTCCACCGTCCCGCCGGCGCTGGACCAGGTGATCGTGGCCGACTTGGAACTTTCCCGTCTGGCGGACGTGAAAATCGCCTTTCTCATCGGGTTGAACGACGGGATTTTACCGGCCAAATTTTCCGAGGAAGGAATCCTTTCCGACGACGACCGGGAACAGCTGAGCGCCCGCGGGCTGAAAAACGCCCCGACGGGGAAGGAAAGATTGCTCGACGAGGAATTCATCGCCTACAAGGCCTTTACCACCCCGTCCGAGCGGCTGTACCTTTCTTATCCGATCGCCGACGAGGAAGGGAAGGCCCTGCTTCCTTCCCCCTACATCAAAAGAATGAAGGAAATGTTCCCGAAGGTCCGGGAAATCCCGCTGAAGAGCGAGCCGAACGAATGCCCGGAAGCGGAACAGCCGGATTATATCGTCAACTTCGATATCGCCTTATTTCATTTGACGAACGAGCTGGAACGGTACAAGCGGAGATATCCGGTCGCTCCCCTTTGGTGGGATTGTTACAACCTGATCATGGAAAGCGGGCATAAAGAGGCGGCAAAGGCCGTTCTATCCAGCCTCTTTTATGAAAACAAAGCGAAAAAACTGTCGCCGGATACGGTCAGAGATCTTTACGGGGACAAACTTTACGGCAGCATCACCCGGATGGAGCTGTACAACAGCTGCCCCTACGCCCATTTCCTGACCCACGGTTTGCGGCTGGAAAAAAGGGAGATTTTTAAGCTGGAGCTGCCGGACATCGGCCAGCTGTACCATGCCGCCCTCAAGGAAATCGGAGAAAAGGTCCGGTCCATGGACCGGACGTGGGGCTCCCTTTCCCTGGGCGAACTGGAACAAATCGTCAAGGAGACCGTCCAACGGCTGGCCCCGAAACTGCAGCATGAAATCCTCTTCAGTTCCAACCGCTATCAATATTTGAAAAGGAAGTTTGAAAAAATCTTGCTCCGCTCGGTCAAGGTGTTGCGGGAACACGCCAAGGCCAGCGTCTTTGAACCGATCGGTTTGGAGATCGCCTTCGGGCCGAAGGGGGACCTTCCCCCCGTCCGTTACCGGTTGAAGAACGGCATGAGCCTGGAGCTGGTCGGCCGGATCGACCGGGTGGACAAGGCGGAAACGGACCGGGGCGTATTTTTGCGCATCATCGATTACAAATCGGGCAGCAGGGCCTTGGACCTCGGCGAAGTGTATTACGGGCTGGCCTTGCAGATGCTGACCTATCTGGACGTGCTGCTTTCCTACTCGGAGATGCTGGTCGGAAAACCGGCCAAGCCCGCCGGCGTGTTCTATTTCCGCGTCCACAATCCTTCGGTCCGGAGCGGGAAACCCCTTTCCGACGAAGAGATCGAAAGGGAAATTTTCAAAAAGTATAAGATGGCCGGGCTGGCCTTGTCCGATCCGGAAATTATTAAGGCCATGGATCAGACGCTGACAAGCGGCGAATCGCAAATCATCGCCGCGGGGATCAAACGGGACGGCCGGCTGACGGCCAGATCGAAAACCGCCGATGAAGAGGAATTTTCCGTGATGCGCCAATACGTCCGGCGGGTGTTCCAAAAAACCGGGGAGGCGATCGCCGAAGGCAGCGTCGATATCGCCCCTTATAAAATGAACGGGGAGACCCCCTGCCAATATTGCCCCTTTCACCCGGTTTGCCAATTCGATCAAAGACTGGGCGAGAACCGGTTCCGGGTTTTAACCCCCTTGAAGCAGGACGAGGCGATGGCATTCATGAAAAGGGAGGTGGCGGATCAATGA
- the addA gene encoding helicase-exonuclease AddAB subunit AddA, whose product MKGSVSWTKDQEKAIRAKGQDILVAAAAGSGKTAVLVERIIEKIIDEKDPVNVDELLVVTFTNLSAQEMRQRIGQALEKKIAENPGSKFLRRQLSLLNQASISTIHSFCLEVIKKFYYLIDLDPNFRILDETEGLLLRDEAMDAVLEEEYGKEGNEEFFRVADMFTGDRSDSDLADLIMKLYDFSRATPNPDAWLANLPKLYDAGERVDDLPYIHHLMFEAELQLKEAKRLFGECLELARKPGGPRVQEENFLADLQLADALLSAKNESFSALYEAVNAAAFTKLKPCKGDEYDPELTERAKKLREKGKQLIQKLKNELFSRKPETFLRDLREMKKPVETLVSLVRKFAEKFAALKKERALADFSDLEHYCMAILGKFDPETNRLEPTEAALYYQKKFKEVLVDEYQDTNMVQESILQLVKRGGEADGNLFMVGDVKQSIYRFRLAEPKLFLDKYHRFRRNGMESGLKIDLSQNFRSRKEILDGTNFIFKQIMDEYVGEIAYDESAELKPGAAYPQDGPHPVEVALLHTDGGDEEPDAGGNGEENGNEEDLLAREDLEQSQLEAKFVAQTIRKLIDEKHPVYDPKKGASRPVQYRDIVILLRSFTWAPQFLDEFKQYGIPAYADLSSGYFQATEVETVLSLLKIIDNPFQDIPLASVLRSPIVGLSEDDLARIRIRSPKKSFYEAVKTFSESVPETDREERIHQTVKEFLRQLSGWRSYARTHSLSELIWRLYRDTKYFDFVGGLPGGRQRRANLLALFHRARQYEETSFRGLFRFLRFVERMTERGNDFGEAKALGEQEDVVRLMTIHSSKGLEFPVVFVAGLGRSFNMMDLRKDYLLDKDYGFAVKYMNPDKQITYPSIFQLAVLRKKKLEFIAEEMRILYVAMTRAKEKLYLVGSTKDLPGLLDQWRKHADETGWVLDAYDRLNGKSYLHFIGPCLIRHRDGEPLREEGQKAGNAEVYRHPAVFQVSVLSREAIEGGENPQEKERPRWLSAVKNGEPVPEESSYKSRIEALLRWEYPHRPATVHNSKQSVSELKRRNEPAETGGQAASASPFKPLILERPKFLKEKKLSPAEKGTAMHLVMQHIDLSKPPLKEEMEALLSEMQRKELLTEEERRSVDTDVILGFFQTDLGRRLIGAKWVKRELPFSLAVDPREIYPDYPAGEDPVFVQGIIDCLFKDEKGLVLLDYKTDAVTGRFPDFQAAKPVLLARYRTQIAWYKRAIEEITREKMDECYLFFFDGGHLVKVDV is encoded by the coding sequence ATGAAGGGTTCCGTGTCATGGACCAAGGATCAGGAGAAGGCGATCCGGGCCAAAGGGCAGGACATCCTGGTGGCGGCCGCGGCCGGCTCGGGGAAGACGGCGGTATTGGTCGAACGGATCATCGAGAAAATCATCGATGAAAAAGACCCGGTCAATGTCGATGAACTGCTGGTCGTCACCTTCACCAACCTTTCCGCCCAGGAAATGAGGCAAAGGATCGGGCAGGCCCTGGAAAAAAAGATCGCCGAAAATCCCGGTTCCAAATTCTTGCGCAGGCAGCTGAGTTTGTTGAACCAGGCGTCCATATCCACGATCCATTCCTTTTGTTTGGAAGTCATAAAAAAATTTTATTATTTGATCGATCTCGATCCGAATTTCCGCATTTTGGACGAAACGGAAGGGCTCCTGTTGCGGGACGAAGCCATGGACGCGGTGTTGGAGGAGGAGTACGGCAAGGAAGGCAATGAAGAATTTTTCCGCGTCGCCGACATGTTCACCGGCGACCGGAGCGACAGCGATCTGGCCGATTTGATCATGAAGCTGTACGATTTTTCCCGCGCGACTCCGAATCCTGACGCATGGCTTGCGAATTTGCCGAAGCTGTACGATGCGGGGGAAAGGGTTGACGACCTTCCCTACATCCATCACCTGATGTTTGAGGCCGAATTGCAGCTGAAGGAAGCGAAAAGGCTGTTTGGCGAATGTCTCGAACTGGCCCGGAAGCCTGGTGGCCCCCGGGTGCAGGAGGAAAATTTCCTGGCCGACCTGCAGTTGGCGGATGCGCTGCTTTCGGCGAAAAACGAATCCTTTTCCGCCCTGTACGAGGCGGTGAACGCCGCCGCGTTTACGAAACTGAAACCTTGCAAGGGGGACGAATACGACCCCGAACTGACGGAACGGGCTAAAAAATTGCGGGAAAAAGGGAAGCAGCTGATCCAAAAACTGAAAAACGAGCTGTTTTCCCGGAAACCGGAAACATTCTTGCGCGACTTGCGGGAAATGAAAAAACCCGTGGAAACCTTGGTTTCCCTCGTCCGAAAATTTGCCGAAAAGTTCGCCGCCTTGAAAAAGGAACGGGCCCTCGCCGACTTTTCCGATTTGGAACATTACTGCATGGCGATCCTGGGAAAATTCGATCCGGAGACGAACCGGCTGGAACCGACGGAAGCGGCTCTCTATTATCAAAAGAAGTTCAAGGAAGTGCTGGTCGACGAATATCAGGATACGAACATGGTTCAGGAATCCATTTTGCAGCTGGTGAAAAGGGGCGGGGAAGCCGACGGGAACCTGTTTATGGTCGGCGATGTGAAGCAGTCGATCTACCGTTTTCGTCTGGCCGAACCGAAGCTGTTTTTGGACAAATACCACCGCTTTCGCCGGAACGGGATGGAAAGCGGCCTGAAGATCGATCTGTCCCAAAATTTCCGTAGCAGAAAAGAGATTTTGGACGGCACGAATTTTATCTTTAAACAGATCATGGACGAATATGTGGGAGAAATTGCCTATGATGAAAGCGCCGAACTGAAGCCCGGGGCCGCCTATCCCCAAGATGGTCCCCATCCCGTGGAGGTCGCCCTTTTGCACACGGACGGCGGGGATGAGGAGCCGGATGCCGGGGGAAACGGGGAAGAGAACGGCAATGAAGAGGACTTGCTGGCGAGGGAGGACTTGGAACAATCCCAGCTGGAGGCGAAGTTTGTCGCCCAGACGATACGGAAACTGATCGATGAAAAACATCCCGTCTACGATCCGAAAAAGGGCGCAAGCCGGCCGGTCCAATACAGGGATATCGTCATCCTGCTCCGTTCCTTTACATGGGCCCCGCAATTTCTGGATGAGTTCAAACAATACGGCATCCCGGCTTATGCCGATTTATCCTCCGGCTATTTTCAGGCGACGGAAGTGGAGACGGTCCTTTCCTTATTGAAAATTATCGACAATCCGTTTCAGGACATTCCCCTCGCTTCCGTGCTCCGTTCGCCGATCGTGGGGCTCAGCGAGGATGACTTGGCGCGCATCCGCATCCGCTCCCCGAAGAAAAGCTTCTACGAAGCGGTGAAAACATTCTCGGAATCCGTCCCGGAGACGGACCGGGAGGAGCGGATCCATCAGACGGTCAAGGAGTTTTTGCGGCAATTATCCGGCTGGCGCAGCTACGCCCGGACCCATTCCCTTTCCGAACTGATCTGGCGCCTTTACCGGGACACGAAATATTTCGATTTCGTCGGCGGGCTTCCCGGCGGGAGGCAGCGGCGGGCGAATTTGCTTGCCCTTTTCCACCGGGCGCGGCAATACGAAGAAACTTCCTTCAGGGGCTTGTTCCGCTTTTTGCGCTTCGTCGAACGGATGACGGAGCGGGGGAATGATTTCGGGGAAGCGAAAGCCCTCGGCGAACAGGAGGATGTCGTCCGGCTGATGACGATCCATTCGAGCAAGGGCCTTGAGTTTCCCGTCGTCTTCGTCGCCGGGTTGGGCCGCTCCTTTAACATGATGGATTTAAGGAAGGATTATCTGCTTGACAAAGATTACGGTTTTGCCGTGAAGTACATGAATCCGGACAAGCAGATCACCTATCCTTCCATCTTCCAATTGGCCGTTCTAAGAAAGAAAAAATTGGAATTTATTGCCGAGGAAATGCGGATCCTTTATGTCGCCATGACGCGGGCGAAAGAGAAACTTTACTTGGTCGGTTCAACGAAGGACCTCCCCGGGCTTTTGGACCAGTGGCGGAAGCATGCCGATGAAACCGGCTGGGTTCTGGACGCCTACGACCGCTTGAACGGCAAAAGCTATTTGCACTTTATCGGCCCGTGCCTCATCCGCCACCGGGACGGGGAACCGTTGCGGGAAGAAGGACAGAAGGCGGGTAATGCGGAAGTTTACCGGCATCCGGCCGTTTTTCAAGTCTCCGTCCTTTCCCGGGAGGCGATCGAAGGCGGAGAAAATCCGCAGGAAAAGGAGCGGCCCCGTTGGCTTTCCGCGGTGAAAAATGGGGAGCCCGTTCCGGAGGAATCTTCCTACAAAAGCCGGATCGAGGCGCTGCTCCGCTGGGAATATCCCCATCGCCCGGCGACGGTTCACAACAGCAAACAATCCGTTTCCGAGCTGAAAAGGCGGAACGAACCGGCGGAAACCGGCGGGCAGGCGGCGTCCGCTTCCCCGTTCAAGCCGCTGATTTTGGAACGGCCGAAATTTTTGAAGGAAAAGAAGCTGTCTCCGGCGGAAAAAGGGACGGCCATGCATTTGGTCATGCAGCACATCGATCTGTCGAAGCCGCCGCTTAAGGAAGAGATGGAAGCACTCCTTTCGGAGATGCAGCGGAAGGAATTGCTGACGGAGGAAGAAAGAAGAAGCGTGGATACGGACGTCATCCTCGGTTTTTTCCAGACGGATCTCGGCCGGCGGCTGATCGGCGCCAAGTGGGTGAAAAGGGAACTTCCGTTCAGCCTCGCCGTCGACCCGCGGGAGATTTACCCGGACTACCCGGCCGGGGAGGACCCGGTTTTCGTTCAGGGGATCATCGATTGCCTGTTTAAGGACGAAAAGGGGCTGGTGCTCCTCGATTACAAGACCGACGCGGTCACGGGCCGTTTCCCCGATTTCCAAGCGGCGAAACCGGTGCTGCTCGCCAGGTACCGGACGCAGATCGCATGGTATAAGCGGGCGATCGAGGAAATCACCCGCGAGAAAATGGACGAATGCTATTTGTTCTTTTTTGACGGCGGCCATCTCGTGAAAGTCGATGTTTAA
- a CDS encoding spore germination protein, with translation MPSIIGSIQIMNVSSGIVNFGDTLNISPKTNTKSNHGSGSANIGAVIVTNNALSSTGTLDKDVLDQANTANQ, from the coding sequence ATGCCGTCCATCATAGGTTCCATTCAAATCATGAACGTGAGTTCCGGGATCGTGAATTTCGGCGACACATTGAATATTTCCCCGAAGACCAACACAAAATCCAATCACGGATCGGGCTCCGCCAATATCGGAGCCGTCATCGTCACCAATAACGCCTTGAGCTCGACGGGCACGTTGGACAAAGACGTCTTGGACCAGGCCAATACGGCCAATCAATGA
- a CDS encoding spore germination protein GerPE: MKRVSRVHSVLVETISFSSLLQIGDSMVIDGCSRAIAVQREKELFFGSEGNFSAYPVFRHRIRFPEISPVPLLTRQERGSINVNRVHVTGLAASSILHIGSNEQTRLESRIKHIRQLESEDKKNGNGEIFIK; encoded by the coding sequence ATGAAACGGGTTTCCCGGGTCCATTCCGTTCTCGTGGAAACGATTTCCTTCAGTTCCCTGCTCCAGATCGGCGACTCGATGGTGATTGACGGTTGTTCCCGGGCCATCGCCGTCCAGCGGGAGAAAGAACTGTTCTTCGGAAGCGAAGGAAATTTTTCCGCCTATCCCGTTTTCCGACATCGGATCCGGTTCCCGGAGATCTCACCCGTCCCTCTTCTCACCCGGCAGGAAAGGGGAAGCATCAACGTCAACCGGGTCCATGTGACCGGCCTGGCGGCTTCGTCCATCCTCCACATCGGAAGCAACGAGCAAACCCGTTTGGAAAGCCGGATCAAACATATCCGGCAGCTGGAATCGGAAGACAAGAAGAACGGGAACGGGGAAATTTTCATAAAATAA
- the gerPC gene encoding spore germination protein GerPC, producing the protein MSREIIQYIHQLHAYIKSQEQKMKELEKEIGRMKSQLSDLSGRPPVHIDKIDYHFDQLKIERLEGTLTIGLNPNDLQNTDELLLGNLPPFVGKDPEKTREDREMTERIEKSVNAFLDEQLETIVEKATKQLQMETDPSMTKFIREDIRRQLRGQIDSYLQSFRQKHGELPEAELEKQIREQIAADINRGVYAFLSAFRNP; encoded by the coding sequence TTGTCAAGGGAAATCATCCAATACATCCATCAATTGCATGCCTACATCAAAAGCCAGGAACAAAAAATGAAGGAACTGGAGAAGGAAATCGGGAGGATGAAATCCCAACTTTCCGATCTTTCCGGCCGGCCGCCCGTCCACATCGACAAAATCGACTACCATTTCGATCAATTAAAAATCGAACGGCTGGAAGGCACGCTGACCATCGGTTTGAATCCCAACGACCTGCAAAATACGGATGAGCTCCTCCTCGGAAACCTTCCCCCCTTCGTTGGAAAAGACCCGGAAAAAACGAGGGAAGACCGGGAAATGACGGAAAGGATCGAGAAAAGCGTCAACGCCTTCCTGGATGAACAATTGGAGACCATCGTGGAAAAGGCAACAAAACAGCTGCAAATGGAAACCGATCCGTCCATGACAAAATTTATCCGTGAGGATATCCGGCGGCAATTGCGGGGACAAATCGATTCTTATTTGCAATCTTTTCGGCAAAAACACGGAGAACTCCCTGAAGCGGAATTGGAAAAACAAATACGGGAGCAGATCGCCGCGGACATCAACCGGGGCGTCTACGCCTTTTTGTCGGCTTTCCGCAATCCTTAA
- a CDS encoding spore germination protein GerPB, whose amino-acid sequence MALYVHQSIHINVLRVGNIINSSLLQIGTSGIIHSSARLANTGMFAAPVPEAKHPGYVSKEIETTSVPLQPSG is encoded by the coding sequence ATGGCCCTCTATGTGCATCAGTCGATCCATATCAATGTGCTGCGCGTCGGCAACATCATCAATTCCTCGCTTTTGCAGATCGGAACGAGCGGGATTATCCATTCCTCGGCCCGATTGGCCAACACGGGCATGTTCGCGGCCCCCGTTCCCGAGGCGAAGCATCCGGGTTATGTATCGAAGGAAATCGAAACGACTTCCGTTCCGCTGCAGCCGTCGGGATAA
- a CDS encoding spore germination protein translates to MPAIVGIVQVNSIGSSGIFHIGDVYRVSPLSNVKTFSGAGSFNTGERILVYNHLSRTNTFDRDFKDQTHLLNA, encoded by the coding sequence GTGCCCGCAATCGTCGGCATCGTTCAGGTGAACAGCATCGGTTCCAGCGGTATTTTCCATATCGGCGATGTCTATCGGGTCTCTCCCCTGTCCAATGTAAAAACCTTTTCCGGAGCAGGGTCCTTCAACACGGGCGAACGGATTCTCGTATACAACCATCTGAGCCGGACGAATACGTTCGACAGGGATTTTAAAGACCAAACCCATTTATTGAATGCTTGA